A genomic stretch from Vibrio algarum includes:
- a CDS encoding YggS family pyridoxal phosphate-dependent enzyme produces the protein MYSIQQNIEQVTKQIRTAEHKCGRVPSSVQLLAVSKTKPIEVIKAAIEAGQKAFGENYVQEGVEKAQYFTEHYKNSGLEWHFIGPIQSNKTKPIAENFQWVHSIDRSKIAQRLNDQRPENLPPLQVLIQINISGEESKSGTSESEVFQLAELISSLPNLTLRGLMSIPANVSSYQSQLNAFTKLSAIQSKLADKYTNVDTLSMGMSGDMEAAVEAGSTMVRIGTAIFGARDYTTKS, from the coding sequence ATGTATAGTATTCAACAAAATATAGAACAGGTCACTAAACAGATTCGTACAGCTGAACATAAGTGTGGTCGAGTGCCAAGTTCTGTGCAACTTTTGGCCGTAAGTAAGACTAAACCTATAGAAGTTATAAAGGCGGCAATAGAAGCGGGACAAAAAGCATTCGGTGAAAACTACGTCCAAGAAGGTGTTGAAAAAGCACAGTATTTTACTGAACATTATAAAAACTCCGGACTAGAATGGCACTTCATTGGTCCAATTCAATCCAATAAAACAAAACCTATTGCCGAGAACTTCCAATGGGTTCACTCTATCGATAGAAGTAAAATAGCTCAACGTTTAAACGACCAAAGGCCAGAAAATCTGCCACCGTTACAAGTTTTAATACAGATAAACATAAGTGGTGAAGAATCTAAATCAGGCACATCTGAATCTGAAGTTTTTCAGTTAGCTGAGTTGATTTCTTCTCTCCCAAACCTCACCTTAAGAGGGTTGATGTCTATTCCTGCAAATGTATCCAGTTATCAATCCCAACTAAATGCATTTACAAAACTTTCGGCTATTCAGAGTAAACTTGCTGATAAATATACAAATGTAGACACACTATCCATGGGTATGAGTGGTGATATGGAAGCGGCTGTTGAAGCTGGTAGCACAATGGTACGTATTGGAACTGCTATCTTTGGTGCTAGAGATTACACTACTAAGTCTTAA
- the proC gene encoding pyrroline-5-carboxylate reductase, which translates to MKNRKIAFIGAGNMARSIIAGLTSSGFDSSDITATDPNKEQRDLLTNLYDINTTGDNAEAADNANVIVLAVKPQIMELVCGGLTNIDLSNKLVISIAAGISASRLNEYLETEVNLVRVMPNTPALVSKGMSGLYATPSVSSDDKTFASQLMQAVGEVCWVEEESAINNVIAAAGSAPAYFFLFMEAMQNEAMAQGFDKDTARLLVQQSALGAAEMVIANADIDISTLREQVTSKGGTTAEALRTFNEHQLTEIVAKAMQAAVSRAEEMEKLF; encoded by the coding sequence ATGAAAAATAGAAAGATCGCCTTTATTGGTGCAGGTAATATGGCTCGTTCGATTATTGCAGGCCTTACATCAAGTGGCTTTGATTCCAGCGATATTACTGCTACTGATCCAAATAAAGAGCAGCGCGATTTACTGACTAATTTATACGATATTAATACCACAGGAGACAATGCAGAGGCCGCGGACAACGCTAATGTTATCGTTCTTGCAGTAAAACCTCAGATTATGGAACTAGTATGTGGTGGTTTAACCAATATCGATTTATCAAATAAATTGGTTATTTCTATCGCTGCTGGAATTTCAGCCTCTAGGTTAAATGAATATTTAGAAACTGAAGTAAACCTTGTTCGCGTGATGCCAAATACACCAGCGTTAGTGAGCAAAGGAATGAGCGGTTTATACGCAACGCCTTCTGTAAGCAGCGATGATAAAACTTTCGCTAGCCAATTAATGCAAGCCGTAGGTGAAGTTTGTTGGGTGGAAGAAGAATCTGCAATCAATAACGTCATTGCAGCAGCGGGTAGTGCTCCAGCTTACTTTTTCCTATTTATGGAAGCGATGCAAAATGAAGCAATGGCACAAGGTTTTGACAAAGATACGGCAAGGTTACTTGTTCAACAGTCTGCCCTTGGTGCCGCTGAAATGGTCATTGCCAATGCGGATATTGATATTTCAACATTAAGAGAACAGGTTACTTCTAAAGGTGGCACTACTGCCGAAGCCTTACGTACTTTTAATGAGCACCAACTTACAGAGATCGTCGCCAAAGCAATGCAAGCGGCCGTTTCTAGAGCAGAAGAGATGGAAAAGCTCTTCTAA
- a CDS encoding YggT family protein, whose translation MNSMNFLISTVFDLYIMVVLLRIWLQVARADFYNPFSQFIVKATQPIVGPLRRIIPSIGSLDLATLLFAYLLCVIKFVALILIANGTLVFSIDFLIFGFLSLVKAAGGLLFWVLLLRAILSWVSQGRSPIEFVFHQLTDPMLAPIRRIIPAMGGFDLSVLVLFIALQFASFLMGDLIGPIWYQL comes from the coding sequence ATGAATTCAATGAACTTCCTTATATCCACCGTGTTTGATCTTTACATTATGGTGGTGCTACTGAGAATATGGTTACAAGTGGCTCGTGCCGATTTCTATAACCCGTTTTCTCAGTTTATAGTTAAGGCCACTCAACCTATTGTCGGCCCGCTTCGCCGAATAATCCCATCAATAGGTAGCCTAGATTTAGCCACATTACTGTTTGCTTATCTATTATGTGTAATAAAATTTGTTGCTTTGATATTAATCGCAAACGGTACACTCGTGTTTAGTATCGATTTCTTAATTTTTGGTTTCTTGTCGTTGGTGAAAGCTGCTGGTGGTCTACTGTTTTGGGTACTACTACTCAGAGCAATATTGAGCTGGGTAAGCCAAGGTCGCAGCCCCATTGAATTTGTTTTTCATCAATTAACGGATCCGATGCTTGCGCCAATTCGTCGTATTATTCCTGCTATGGGCGGTTTTGATTTAAGCGTATTGGTACTATTTATTGCGCTGCAATTTGCTAGTTTCTTAATGGGCGACCTAATCGGACCTATTTGGTATCAACTATAA
- the yggU gene encoding DUF167 family protein YggU — translation MTAVIQDHDDLVLKLYIQPKASRDNIVGLHGEELKIAITAPPVDGKANIYLTKFLSKQFKIAKSDIKIEKGELGRHKQVRICSPSQIPDIIKALL, via the coding sequence ATGACAGCAGTAATACAAGATCACGATGATCTTGTTCTGAAGCTCTATATCCAACCTAAGGCCAGCAGAGACAATATTGTTGGTTTACATGGAGAAGAGCTTAAGATTGCAATAACGGCACCACCCGTGGACGGGAAAGCAAATATATACCTGACTAAGTTTCTATCTAAACAGTTCAAAATAGCAAAAAGCGATATTAAGATAGAAAAAGGAGAGTTAGGTAGACACAAGCAAGTAAGAATATGCTCCCCATCCCAAATTCCAGACATAATTAAAGCTCTCTTATGA
- a CDS encoding XTP/dITP diphosphatase gives MDCEEQNYDKKIVLATGNQGKVKEMADLLSDFGFDVLAQSEFNVSEVEETGTTFIENAIIKARHAAKETGLPAIADDSGLEVDSLLGAPGIYSARYSGEGANDQKNLEKLLENMVDVPDAKRTARFHCVLVLMKHENDPTPIVCHGKWEGKILTKPSGENGFGYDPVFWVPETNCASAELESAQKKQLSHRGKALKQLFATLSGEQ, from the coding sequence ATTGATTGCGAAGAACAGAACTATGACAAAAAAATCGTACTGGCGACAGGAAATCAAGGCAAAGTAAAAGAGATGGCTGACTTACTTTCTGATTTTGGTTTCGATGTATTGGCCCAAAGTGAATTTAATGTTTCTGAAGTCGAAGAAACAGGCACAACCTTCATTGAGAACGCCATAATAAAGGCTCGACATGCGGCAAAAGAAACAGGCTTACCAGCAATAGCTGATGACTCTGGTCTAGAAGTGGATAGCTTGTTGGGTGCACCAGGCATCTATTCCGCGAGATATTCTGGTGAAGGTGCAAACGATCAAAAGAATTTAGAAAAGCTACTAGAGAATATGGTTGATGTACCAGATGCAAAAAGAACAGCGCGTTTTCACTGTGTCTTAGTATTAATGAAGCACGAAAATGACCCTACACCTATTGTTTGCCATGGCAAATGGGAAGGTAAAATTCTAACCAAACCAAGTGGGGAAAATGGTTTTGGATATGACCCTGTATTTTGGGTACCAGAAACAAACTGCGCATCCGCTGAACTAGAGTCGGCGCAGAAAAAACAACTATCGCACAGAGGCAAAGCGCTTAAACAATTATTCGCTACGTTAAGCGGTGAACAGTAA
- the hemW gene encoding radical SAM family heme chaperone HemW → MLTPPNLSLYVHIPWCVQKCPYCDFNSHALKTEIPEKQYIDALLEDLDTDISRYSLNNDSRKLHSIFIGGGTPSLISPNEIGRLLAGIKARLPFKENIEITMEANPGTIEATRFEQYQKEGVTRISIGIQSFEQSKLKRLGRIHGKEEAVKAAQLAHNIGLNSFNLDLMHGLPEQSVSQALVDLEKAIGLNPPHLSWYQLTIEPNTLFHSKPPTLPDDDQLWDIFDLGHQKLSKAGYVQYEISGYSKPGYQCQHNLNYWRFGDYLGIGCGAHGKLSFVNGKIIRTTKVKHPRGYLNLIKPYLQSEIEVEENDRPFEYFMNRFRLIEACPKKDFIETTGLSIKAIQPKIDWAKSKGYLQESESTWQVTEKGKLFLNDLLEGFM, encoded by the coding sequence ATGTTGACTCCTCCTAATTTAAGTCTTTATGTACATATCCCTTGGTGTGTACAAAAGTGCCCGTATTGCGATTTCAATTCTCACGCATTAAAAACTGAGATACCAGAAAAGCAGTATATTGACGCCTTACTAGAAGATCTAGATACCGATATATCAAGGTATTCACTGAATAATGACAGCAGAAAACTGCACTCCATTTTTATTGGAGGCGGAACACCCAGTTTAATATCACCCAACGAAATCGGTCGATTGTTAGCAGGTATAAAAGCCCGACTTCCCTTCAAAGAAAACATTGAGATCACTATGGAGGCGAATCCAGGCACCATCGAAGCGACACGTTTTGAACAATACCAAAAAGAAGGGGTCACTCGTATTTCGATAGGAATACAAAGCTTTGAACAATCAAAGTTAAAAAGATTGGGTAGAATTCACGGTAAAGAGGAAGCCGTCAAGGCAGCACAATTAGCCCATAATATAGGGCTAAATAGCTTTAACTTAGACTTAATGCACGGTCTTCCAGAACAGAGTGTCTCACAAGCTCTGGTTGACCTAGAAAAAGCGATTGGACTTAATCCTCCGCATCTTTCTTGGTACCAACTAACTATTGAACCCAACACACTTTTTCATTCAAAACCGCCAACTTTACCTGACGATGATCAGCTTTGGGATATTTTTGATCTCGGTCATCAAAAACTTTCTAAAGCAGGCTATGTTCAATACGAAATATCTGGTTATAGCAAGCCTGGCTATCAATGCCAACACAACCTGAACTACTGGCGTTTTGGTGACTACTTAGGCATAGGTTGTGGTGCACATGGGAAACTCAGTTTCGTCAACGGAAAAATAATTCGAACAACCAAAGTAAAACATCCTAGAGGTTACCTAAATCTAATTAAACCCTACCTACAAAGTGAAATAGAGGTAGAGGAGAACGACCGCCCATTTGAGTATTTTATGAACCGTTTCCGACTCATTGAAGCCTGTCCAAAAAAAGATTTCATTGAAACAACAGGATTAAGCATTAAAGCTATCCAACCCAAAATCGACTGGGCAAAATCTAAAGGGTACTTACAAGAGAGTGAGTCAACTTGGCAGGTTACAGAAAAAGGGAAGCTGTTTTTAAATGACTTATTGGAAGGTTTTATGTGA
- the trmB gene encoding tRNA (guanosine(46)-N7)-methyltransferase TrmB has protein sequence MSEVTTNEYTEDGKLVRKIRSFVRREGRLTKGQETALAECWPTMGIDYQDTLLNWNDVFGNDNPVVLEIGFGMGASLVEMAKNAPEKNFIGIEVHSPGVGACLSAANEAEVTNLRVMCHDAVEVFEHMIPDGSLTTLQLFFPDPWHKKRHHKRRIVQLGFAAMVRQKLIADVGVFHMATDWENYAEHMVEVMNEAPGYENISSDGDYIPRPEERPLTKFEARGHRLGHGVWDIKFKRIG, from the coding sequence ATGAGCGAAGTAACGACAAACGAATATACCGAAGATGGCAAGTTAGTACGAAAAATACGTAGCTTTGTACGTCGTGAAGGGCGCTTAACAAAAGGGCAGGAAACTGCGTTAGCCGAGTGTTGGCCTACAATGGGCATCGATTATCAAGATACTTTGTTGAATTGGAATGACGTGTTTGGCAACGATAATCCTGTTGTTTTGGAAATTGGATTTGGTATGGGCGCATCATTAGTTGAAATGGCTAAAAACGCACCTGAAAAGAATTTTATTGGTATTGAAGTACATAGCCCTGGTGTTGGTGCTTGTTTGAGTGCGGCTAATGAAGCTGAAGTAACTAACCTTCGAGTGATGTGTCACGATGCGGTAGAAGTGTTTGAACATATGATCCCTGATGGCAGCTTGACCACATTGCAGCTTTTCTTTCCAGACCCATGGCATAAAAAACGCCATCATAAGCGTCGTATTGTTCAGTTGGGTTTTGCCGCGATGGTACGCCAAAAGTTAATTGCTGATGTAGGTGTATTCCATATGGCGACTGACTGGGAAAATTATGCTGAACATATGGTTGAAGTGATGAATGAAGCACCTGGTTACGAAAATATTTCGTCAGATGGTGATTATATTCCACGTCCAGAAGAGCGACCATTAACTAAGTTCGAAGCCCGAGGCCACAGGTTAGGGCATGGGGTTTGGGATATTAAGTTTAAGCGCATCGGCTAA
- a CDS encoding oxidative damage protection protein — translation MSRTVFCERLNKEADGLDFQLYPGELGKRIFDNISKEAWALWQSKQTMLINEKKLNMMDPEHRALLEDEMVKFLFEGQDIVIEGYTPPSK, via the coding sequence ATGAGTCGTACCGTATTTTGTGAGCGCCTAAACAAAGAAGCTGATGGATTAGATTTTCAACTCTATCCAGGAGAACTAGGCAAACGTATTTTTGATAACATATCGAAAGAAGCGTGGGCACTTTGGCAAAGCAAACAAACAATGCTAATCAATGAAAAAAAACTCAACATGATGGATCCTGAGCACAGAGCATTATTAGAAGATGAAATGGTCAAATTCCTCTTCGAAGGTCAAGATATCGTTATTGAAGGCTATACGCCACCAAGTAAATAA
- the mltC gene encoding membrane-bound lytic murein transglycosylase MltC, producing the protein MKKYLTLILIILLTGCSREFVETHLYAVDYEPTNRFAKNLAQLPGQFQKDQGALDALIGSFSGNIEKRWGSHEIRMAGKINYVKYIDNYLSRSEVNFSAGTIVVETVSPTDPKKHLKNAIITTLLTPDDPASVDLFSSSSITLEGQPFLYKQVIDHEKQPIQWRWRANRYADYLIANQLKTKNVDFKKAYYVEIPMVKEHYQVRSYKYANIVQKASQKYDIPEDLIYAIIKTESSFNPYAVSWANAYGLMQVVPKTAGADVFKLVKKKPGIPTPEYLFDPEKNIDTGTAYFYILKNRYLKDVKNTLSLEYSMISAYNGGTGGVLNTFDRGSRSRAMTQLNSLQPNQVYWALTQKHANSEARKYLQKVTNFKKEFNSTQS; encoded by the coding sequence ATGAAAAAATACCTAACTTTAATATTAATCATACTGTTAACTGGCTGTAGTCGCGAGTTCGTGGAAACTCACCTCTATGCCGTGGATTATGAGCCTACAAATCGATTTGCTAAAAACTTAGCCCAGCTTCCCGGTCAATTTCAAAAGGACCAAGGAGCATTAGATGCACTGATAGGCAGTTTTTCAGGAAATATTGAAAAGCGCTGGGGAAGCCATGAAATACGTATGGCTGGAAAAATCAATTACGTAAAATACATCGACAATTATTTGAGCCGATCTGAAGTTAATTTTTCCGCCGGTACGATTGTAGTGGAGACTGTATCTCCGACAGATCCCAAAAAACACTTAAAAAACGCAATTATCACAACACTGCTCACACCGGATGATCCCGCTAGTGTCGACCTTTTTTCTTCGTCTAGCATCACGCTAGAAGGGCAACCATTTCTCTATAAACAAGTCATAGATCATGAGAAACAACCGATTCAATGGCGCTGGCGCGCAAATAGATATGCGGATTACCTTATTGCTAATCAACTAAAAACAAAAAACGTTGATTTCAAAAAAGCATACTATGTAGAAATACCCATGGTAAAAGAACACTATCAAGTTAGAAGTTACAAATACGCTAATATTGTACAAAAAGCATCCCAAAAATATGACATACCTGAAGATCTTATCTACGCGATTATAAAAACAGAAAGTAGCTTCAACCCTTATGCCGTCAGTTGGGCAAATGCTTATGGGTTAATGCAGGTAGTTCCAAAAACTGCAGGCGCTGATGTATTCAAGCTCGTTAAGAAAAAACCAGGAATACCAACTCCAGAATATTTATTTGATCCTGAGAAAAATATAGATACTGGAACCGCTTATTTTTATATCCTAAAAAACAGATATTTAAAGGATGTTAAAAATACACTTTCATTAGAGTACAGCATGATTTCTGCCTATAACGGTGGGACAGGTGGTGTACTCAATACCTTTGATAGAGGCAGCAGAAGCAGGGCTATGACACAATTAAACTCACTGCAACCTAATCAAGTCTATTGGGCTTTAACCCAAAAGCATGCGAATAGTGAGGCAAGGAAATACCTTCAGAAAGTGACAAATTTTAAAAAGGAATTTAACTCGACGCAAAGCTAA